Proteins from a single region of Alphaproteobacteria bacterium:
- a CDS encoding phospholipase D family protein: MAVVLPGDGILELVTAATDRVVIAAPYIKSPTLRRLLDAVPETVSECICVTRWLPEDIASGVCDLEILDDIAGARGGRLLVHPHLHAKYYSNGRDCLVGSANLTARGLGWHTPSNVELLVALPAEFEGLAEWEYGLLGSAVQATEELRDRIRRQADALKQDETPRRLPEVEDDAAIEAEQTLWVPQCPTPDRLWQVYRGRGADTMVSSAFEAAQADLAALSPPQGLTQDLFTAYVAGILKQMPLLAEIDKLAAAGLTDTKAYEFLADSLGGTVAEEDHAQIWRVVKLWLVHFFPDTYRLETGQEVLVKGRELPRR, translated from the coding sequence ATGGCGGTTGTCCTTCCCGGCGACGGTATTCTCGAACTTGTCACGGCCGCCACCGACCGGGTGGTCATAGCAGCGCCGTACATCAAATCCCCGACCCTGCGCCGGTTGCTCGATGCCGTCCCCGAGACGGTGTCGGAATGCATCTGCGTCACGCGCTGGCTTCCCGAAGACATCGCCTCCGGCGTCTGTGATCTCGAAATCCTCGACGACATCGCCGGCGCGCGCGGCGGACGCCTTCTGGTCCATCCGCACCTGCATGCGAAATACTATTCGAACGGCAGGGACTGTCTCGTCGGTTCCGCCAATCTCACGGCGCGGGGACTCGGCTGGCACACGCCGTCCAATGTCGAGTTGCTTGTCGCCCTTCCGGCCGAGTTCGAGGGGCTGGCCGAATGGGAATACGGGCTGCTGGGCTCCGCCGTGCAAGCCACCGAAGAGTTGCGCGACCGCATTCGCCGGCAGGCCGACGCCCTGAAACAGGACGAAACCCCGCGCCGTCTTCCGGAGGTTGAAGACGATGCTGCGATAGAGGCTGAGCAGACATTGTGGGTGCCGCAATGCCCGACGCCGGACCGCCTCTGGCAGGTCTATCGCGGGCGCGGCGCCGATACGATGGTGAGCAGCGCGTTCGAGGCGGCCCAGGCGGATCTGGCGGCGTTGTCCCCGCCGCAGGGGCTGACGCAGGATCTCTTCACCGCCTATGTGGCGGGTATACTGAAACAGATGCCGTTGCTCGCCGAGATAGACAAGCTGGCGGCGGCCGGTCTGACGGACACGAAGGCGTACGAGTTCCTGGCCGATAGTCTCGGCGGCACCGTTGCGGAAGAGGACCACGCGCAGATCTGGCGCGTGGTCAAACTCTGGCTGGTGCATTTCTTCCCCGACACCTACCGGCTTGAAACCGGCCAGGAGGTTCTTGTGAAGGGCAGAGAGCTGCCTCGACGATGA
- a CDS encoding DUF2779 domain-containing protein has protein sequence MQFTKTDFIQYLNCPKSLWLLKRAPENYPHGEFSAFMQKLVREGYEVERYVRQFFEDAGDRAVTFQRVFETEDGLFARADAVEVTGNGETVLFEIKSSTSVKTDNQHNHVKDACFQKVCAERAGQRIDRVYLLHLNGEYVRAGDVAPEELLVFADVTDQVDGISAETVAEIDEALAFLANEIDRNGCSCVELSRGNHCDTFTLFNPGVPTPSIYSLPRLSAKKRSDFLTKGVLALDAVADDYPLSESQRLVVQAAKSGEPQINSAGVRAFLSRLTFPLYFFDYETYASAVPLVDGASPHKHFPVQYSLHILEEDGTLAHREYLAREARMPLGLIEQMQADIGSEGSIVSWHASFEKMCNREMARNFPDKADFLNDLNDRMVDLEDVFKADYVDARFDGSTSIKKVLPVLCPDLDYSDLDVQDGSSAMEAWERMLNAEPQEAERVAQSLLSYCDRDTFAMVEIYRFLSGI, from the coding sequence ATGCAATTCACGAAGACTGACTTTATTCAGTATTTGAATTGCCCGAAGTCGCTCTGGTTGCTCAAGCGGGCCCCGGAGAACTACCCCCACGGTGAGTTTTCCGCCTTCATGCAAAAGCTTGTGCGCGAAGGCTACGAGGTCGAGCGATATGTCCGGCAGTTCTTTGAGGACGCCGGAGATCGTGCGGTCACTTTTCAGCGGGTGTTCGAGACGGAGGACGGCCTGTTCGCGCGGGCCGATGCCGTCGAGGTGACGGGCAACGGCGAGACCGTGCTCTTCGAGATCAAATCTTCGACCAGCGTGAAAACCGATAACCAGCACAACCACGTCAAGGATGCCTGTTTTCAAAAGGTCTGCGCAGAGCGTGCCGGACAGCGCATCGACCGGGTGTATCTCTTGCACCTGAACGGGGAATATGTCCGTGCCGGTGATGTCGCCCCCGAAGAATTGCTGGTGTTTGCCGACGTGACCGATCAGGTGGATGGCATTTCCGCTGAAACCGTCGCGGAGATCGACGAAGCGCTTGCGTTCCTCGCGAATGAAATCGACAGGAACGGCTGTTCCTGCGTCGAGTTATCCCGAGGCAATCACTGCGATACCTTCACGCTCTTCAACCCCGGTGTTCCCACGCCGTCGATCTACAGTCTGCCGAGACTGAGCGCAAAGAAGCGGAGCGACTTCCTGACGAAGGGCGTGTTGGCGCTGGATGCCGTCGCGGACGATTATCCGTTGTCGGAAAGTCAAAGGCTGGTGGTGCAGGCCGCGAAGAGTGGCGAGCCGCAGATCAACTCCGCGGGTGTCCGCGCGTTTCTGTCGAGACTGACCTTCCCGCTGTATTTTTTCGACTATGAAACCTATGCGTCCGCAGTGCCGCTGGTCGACGGGGCCAGTCCCCACAAGCATTTTCCGGTTCAGTATTCGCTGCACATTCTGGAAGAGGACGGCACCCTCGCGCACCGGGAGTATCTGGCCCGAGAAGCGCGGATGCCGCTTGGGCTCATCGAGCAGATGCAGGCTGATATCGGGTCTGAGGGCAGCATCGTCTCGTGGCATGCGTCGTTCGAGAAGATGTGCAACCGGGAGATGGCAAGGAACTTCCCCGACAAGGCCGACTTTCTGAACGATCTGAATGACCGGATGGTGGACCTAGAGGACGTGTTTAAGGCGGACTACGTCGATGCAAGGTTCGATGGTTCGACGTCTATCAAGAAGGTGCTTCCCGTTCTGTGCCCCGATCTCGATTACAGCGATCTCGACGTTCAGGACGGGTCATCGGCGATGGAGGCATGGGAGCGTATGCTCAATGCCGAGCCTCAAGAGGCGGAGCGCGTTGCCCAATCTCTCTTGAGTTATTGCGATCGGGATACCTTCGCGATGGTGGAAATCTACCGTTTTCTCTCCGGGATATAG
- a CDS encoding ParB/RepB/Spo0J family partition protein — protein sequence MSIQSIQLADLRPPAHNPRSVIADDALDELAASIRTDGLLQNLVVAPSRGKTYKVISGERRFRALKLLCERGDIDDSFEVPVEIRSKLSKRDKLRIATVENVQRENLAPIDEAEAFAELARNGVSLDDIAAETGKSVDTVKRRLAIAGLCDEVKQALRDNRITLAVAETMTLGSHDRQRGILEEIEYAIERGWAPDTDDIRHNLLDRKPSVSEAMFPLERYTGTYTQDLFGKDDETFFDDIDQFLELQEQAVNEKAAQFVAEGRKVEITKAYSIPNWQYRDAEDGEDGVTIINLSPHGDVDIRENAVSYELDRKTAQATADTPAAPSKPKPSYSGPLCRHMAYQKSLAVQSVLMRNPRVAKIVAIIDRLGHMNDVHESHPSLNPQIALPSQTTR from the coding sequence ATGAGCATTCAATCCATCCAACTGGCTGATCTGAGGCCGCCCGCGCACAATCCGCGCAGCGTCATCGCCGACGATGCGCTGGACGAGCTGGCGGCAAGCATCCGCACAGACGGACTGCTGCAGAACCTCGTGGTCGCGCCGTCACGCGGCAAGACCTACAAGGTCATCAGCGGCGAGCGGCGTTTTCGCGCCCTGAAGCTGCTGTGCGAGCGTGGCGACATCGACGACAGTTTCGAGGTCCCCGTCGAAATTCGCAGCAAGCTGAGCAAACGCGACAAGCTGCGTATCGCCACCGTCGAGAACGTGCAGCGCGAGAACCTGGCGCCGATAGACGAGGCCGAAGCCTTCGCCGAACTGGCGCGCAACGGTGTCTCTCTCGACGACATCGCGGCCGAGACCGGCAAGTCGGTCGATACCGTGAAGCGCCGTCTGGCGATCGCGGGTCTGTGCGACGAGGTCAAGCAGGCGCTACGCGATAACCGCATCACGCTGGCGGTTGCCGAGACCATGACGCTTGGATCGCATGACCGGCAGCGCGGCATACTCGAAGAAATCGAGTACGCGATAGAGCGCGGCTGGGCGCCGGATACCGACGATATCCGTCACAACCTGCTGGACCGCAAGCCGTCCGTCAGCGAGGCGATGTTCCCGTTGGAACGCTATACCGGCACCTATACGCAGGACCTGTTCGGCAAGGACGACGAAACCTTCTTCGATGACATCGACCAGTTCCTTGAATTGCAGGAACAGGCCGTTAACGAGAAGGCCGCGCAATTCGTGGCTGAAGGCAGAAAGGTTGAGATCACCAAAGCCTATTCGATCCCGAACTGGCAGTACCGGGATGCCGAAGACGGCGAGGATGGTGTCACGATCATCAACCTCTCCCCGCATGGCGACGTGGATATCCGCGAGAACGCGGTGTCCTACGAACTGGACCGTAAGACCGCGCAGGCGACGGCCGATACGCCGGCAGCACCCTCGAAGCCGAAACCTTCCTACAGCGGGCCGCTGTGCCGCCACATGGCGTATCAAAAGAGCCTGGCCGTGCAATCTGTGCTGATGCGCAATCCGCGCGTTGCGAAGATCGTCGCGATCATCGACCGGCTCGGGCACATGAACGACGTGCACGAAAGCCATCCAAGCCTCAATCCGCAGATAGCGCTCCCGAGCCAGACGACACGGTGA
- a CDS encoding helix-turn-helix domain-containing protein, whose amino-acid sequence MQTDIMTIKEVAEYLKLTEKTAYRLAAERKIPGFKVGGAWRFRRSEIDEWIERKTKESTKG is encoded by the coding sequence ATGCAGACAGACATTATGACCATCAAAGAGGTCGCGGAGTACCTGAAGCTGACTGAGAAAACCGCTTATCGGTTGGCGGCAGAGCGGAAGATACCCGGCTTCAAGGTTGGTGGCGCCTGGCGGTTCCGGCGCTCCGAAATAGACGAGTGGATCGAACGGAAGACGAAAGAATCAACGAAGGGTTAG
- a CDS encoding SNF2-related protein, producing the protein MITEYHAKLFAHELSRRHSVADAEKLAGALLDAQVDLNPHQVEAALFAFKSPLSKGAILADEVGLGKTIEAGLVLAQKWTERKRRILVITPANLRKQWSQEIEEKFFLPTIILEAKNYNKMVKEGVRRPFEQKSLVICSFQFAARHADELMVVPWDLVVIDEAHRLRNVYRPDNKIGKALKNALVNAPKVLLTATPLQNSLLELYGLVSLIDDYAFGDVKSFRSQYARLSGDGQFDELKSRLQPVCHRTLRRQVLEYIRYTNRIPVTQEFVPTEDEQSLYDMVSDYLRRPSLQALPSSQRTLMTLIMRKLLASSTFAIAGALDTLARKLERQLRDDKNLREKLEQELAEDYEEFDEIADEWSDEVEDPQLLNEEDIAAIEAEIVDLRAFRDLAVSISENAKGQALLSALRAGFEKTAELGGAEKAIIFTESRRTQEYLVRQLSENGYEGKIVLFNGSNSDPQSKAIYEAWLERHRGTDRVSGSRTADIRAALVDYFREEASIMIATEAAAEGINLQFCSIVVNYDLPWNPQRIEQRIGRCHRYGQRYDVVVVNFLNKNNAADQRVYELLAEKFQLFSGVFGASDEILGAIESGVEFEKRIVSIYQNCRSTEEIETEFELLRTEMDENIDATMEDTRRKLLENFDAEVHDRLKINLDKSKEYIGRYERMLWAVTQHELRQHAKFDDEYLTFTLKRVPDGVDVPSGGYGIAKQGLSEHRYRLGHPLAQHVVSKARDRSLNGKTLVFDYSGWPAKAVSVEPLVGQSGVMVAECLSFTGFDEQDHILFAAKADDGRDIEPEVARRLFEMPCRTEAGDIGNERARLDPVLAKREQELIEELKRQNAQWFAEESQKLEKWAEDKVFAAEKELSDAKARILELKREARAVETPEQQHRIQTQIQELEKSKRRLRQRIFEVEDEIIEQRDGMITDLEARIQQHTSKQELFTIRWTVA; encoded by the coding sequence TTGATCACTGAGTACCACGCCAAACTGTTTGCTCATGAGCTGAGCAGGCGGCATTCCGTAGCGGATGCCGAGAAGCTGGCGGGCGCATTGCTGGATGCTCAGGTCGATCTCAATCCGCATCAGGTCGAGGCGGCCCTGTTCGCCTTCAAGTCTCCGCTTTCCAAGGGCGCCATTCTTGCTGACGAGGTTGGGCTCGGCAAAACGATCGAAGCCGGGCTTGTGCTCGCGCAGAAATGGACTGAGCGGAAGCGCCGCATTCTGGTTATCACACCGGCAAACCTGCGAAAGCAGTGGTCTCAGGAGATTGAGGAAAAGTTCTTTCTCCCGACGATCATCCTGGAGGCGAAAAACTACAACAAGATGGTGAAAGAAGGCGTTCGCCGTCCTTTCGAACAGAAAAGCCTCGTTATCTGCTCGTTCCAGTTTGCCGCGCGCCATGCTGACGAACTCATGGTCGTACCGTGGGACCTTGTCGTCATCGATGAAGCGCACCGGTTGCGCAACGTCTACCGCCCGGACAATAAAATCGGCAAGGCACTCAAAAATGCTCTCGTCAATGCGCCGAAGGTGCTGCTCACGGCGACGCCGTTGCAGAATTCGCTGCTGGAGCTATACGGCCTCGTCAGCCTGATCGACGATTACGCGTTCGGCGATGTAAAGAGCTTCCGCTCCCAGTATGCGCGACTTTCAGGCGACGGGCAGTTCGACGAGCTCAAGAGCCGGTTACAGCCGGTTTGTCACCGGACGCTCCGGCGTCAGGTGCTTGAATATATCCGCTATACCAATCGTATCCCCGTTACGCAGGAATTCGTGCCGACGGAAGACGAGCAATCGCTTTACGACATGGTTTCGGATTACTTGCGCAGGCCGTCTTTGCAGGCACTTCCGTCTAGTCAACGCACGCTCATGACGCTGATCATGCGTAAGCTGTTGGCGTCATCGACCTTCGCTATCGCTGGCGCGCTCGATACGCTGGCTCGCAAACTTGAGCGGCAGCTGCGCGACGACAAGAATTTGCGTGAGAAGCTGGAGCAGGAGCTGGCCGAAGACTATGAGGAATTCGATGAAATCGCCGATGAATGGTCCGACGAGGTGGAGGACCCTCAGCTCCTGAACGAAGAGGACATCGCGGCGATTGAAGCTGAAATCGTCGACCTTCGCGCGTTTCGCGACCTTGCGGTCTCCATATCCGAGAATGCGAAGGGACAGGCCCTTCTCAGCGCCTTGCGGGCCGGCTTCGAAAAAACGGCTGAGCTTGGTGGCGCGGAGAAAGCCATTATCTTTACTGAATCCCGCCGCACCCAGGAGTATCTGGTTCGTCAGCTGTCGGAGAACGGGTACGAGGGCAAGATCGTCCTCTTCAACGGTTCGAATTCGGACCCGCAATCGAAGGCGATCTACGAGGCTTGGCTCGAACGACATCGTGGTACGGATCGCGTCTCGGGTTCCCGCACGGCGGATATTAGGGCGGCGCTCGTCGACTATTTCCGCGAAGAAGCCTCGATCATGATCGCGACGGAGGCGGCGGCTGAAGGTATCAACCTTCAATTCTGTTCCATCGTCGTAAATTACGATCTGCCCTGGAACCCGCAACGCATTGAGCAGCGTATCGGCCGTTGTCACCGCTATGGTCAGCGCTACGATGTGGTGGTCGTCAATTTTCTCAATAAGAACAATGCCGCCGATCAGCGCGTTTACGAGCTTCTCGCTGAGAAGTTCCAGCTCTTCTCAGGCGTGTTCGGGGCTTCGGACGAGATTTTGGGTGCTATCGAATCCGGCGTCGAATTCGAGAAGCGCATTGTCTCGATATACCAGAATTGTCGATCGACGGAGGAAATCGAGACCGAGTTCGAATTGCTCCGTACCGAGATGGACGAGAATATCGACGCGACGATGGAAGACACCCGTCGCAAGCTGCTCGAAAACTTCGATGCGGAAGTCCATGACCGTCTGAAAATCAATCTCGACAAGAGCAAGGAGTATATCGGGCGATACGAACGCATGCTGTGGGCCGTGACCCAGCATGAGCTTCGCCAGCACGCCAAGTTTGACGATGAGTATCTGACGTTCACGTTGAAGCGTGTGCCCGATGGCGTGGATGTACCGTCCGGCGGATACGGGATCGCGAAACAAGGCTTGAGCGAACACCGCTATCGGTTAGGACATCCGCTGGCTCAGCACGTTGTTTCCAAAGCCCGAGACCGGTCGCTCAACGGCAAGACGCTGGTTTTCGACTATTCGGGTTGGCCCGCAAAGGCTGTGAGTGTCGAGCCGTTGGTCGGTCAATCCGGTGTCATGGTTGCCGAGTGCTTGAGCTTCACGGGCTTCGATGAGCAGGACCATATTCTGTTTGCGGCTAAGGCCGATGACGGTCGCGACATCGAGCCGGAGGTCGCTCGCCGCCTGTTCGAGATGCCATGCCGGACAGAGGCAGGCGACATTGGAAACGAGCGTGCTCGACTGGACCCGGTTCTGGCGAAACGCGAACAGGAGCTGATCGAAGAGCTGAAGCGACAGAATGCGCAGTGGTTCGCGGAGGAAAGCCAGAAACTGGAGAAGTGGGCCGAGGACAAGGTATTCGCTGCCGAGAAGGAGCTGTCCGATGCCAAGGCCCGGATACTCGAATTGAAGCGTGAAGCACGCGCCGTCGAGACGCCGGAACAGCAGCACCGTATCCAGACGCAGATACAGGAACTGGAGAAGTCCAAGCGACGGCTGAGGCAGCGCATCTTCGAGGTCGAGGACGAAATTATCGAGCAGCGGGACGGGATGATCACCGACCTGGAGGCTCGCATTCAGCAGCATACAAGCAAACAGGAGCTCTTCACGATCCGTTGGACGGTCGCGTAG
- a CDS encoding site-specific DNA-methyltransferase — protein MANIEKQRERLIVLLKELFQLDQPDLDFGFYRIMHAKAGQVSKFLEEDLLGIIREAFGEADDARIAEARAAYEAAKKQAEEFGAPDPDAAPKVKEVKVAWDVAKDSGSNEGDVYDHLYRFFERYYDNGDFMSRRYFARETDGKAAPYAVPYDGREVYLHWANRDQYYIKTSEYLSNFTFDPTQATEFKAHHGELFDDKPIKVHCRVVEASEGEHNNVKATEQTERYFIIHDPEPVKLETGGTGAPELVMQFEYRPDAEKTGQEGTWRKKRLLEAAEKVKGLLPSLDGGGDYVTALMTPAPTEAEKDRTLLEKYLAQYTARNTMDYFIHKDLGGFLRRELDFYIKNEIIRLDDIDSADAPRVESYLAKVKVLRRIAQHLIDFLAQLENFQKKLWLKKKFVVDTQYCITLDRIPEEFYPEIAANDAQRREWVRLFAIDDLSDYSSTLNAAFLKANTSLTVDTALFGNDFRDRVISALEDIENETKGVLAHSENFQAVRLFEAKYRKSASAIYIDPPYNAKSSEIAYKNTYKHSSWLSFMQDRIHSGASLLRDDGVHAVAIDEVEQEVLSIILDQVLNDMKTVVLPIVSNPRGQQGKNVSAVHEYMILSYPSDAKKYLADTPKNEVDSRTLRDSGTESDRTDAKTCFYPFIVRNGEIVEIGQVPPDDFHPTGANVVLPNGDIEVWPLTDGGDEKKWRYGWDTVPQILEKLEPKSGRNSIQIIFHKDTGTMRSLWVGAQYDASEYGTKVLQKMLGEELAKEFSYPKSINTVREALEVQLNGQSNGLVVDYFAGSGTTGHAVIEINRKSEENDIRYVLVDMGSYFDVVLKPRIQKSIYSSDWDGGKPLSRNGVSQCIKYVRLETYEDALNNLAFRPAPSTAQASPDFARDYMLRYWLDFESKGSPSLLNIEWFDDPTAYKLKIKKPGTDEYVEKAVDLVETFNWLIGLHVEHLDRWRGYDAAFKREADPELPGDTNTRLILDGALKETDDGAWRIRKVEGYRLRTPGDQNDREKVLVIWRKLTDDLEQDNLVLDEWFKKCRLSTQDTEFDVIYVNGSNNLPNLRKDEETWKVRLIEEAFHQAMWDVEG, from the coding sequence ATGGCAAATATCGAGAAGCAGCGCGAACGCCTGATAGTCCTGTTGAAGGAGCTGTTCCAGCTAGACCAGCCCGACCTGGACTTCGGCTTCTATCGCATCATGCATGCGAAGGCCGGTCAGGTGAGCAAGTTTCTCGAAGAGGATCTGCTTGGCATCATCCGCGAGGCGTTCGGCGAAGCGGATGATGCGCGGATTGCCGAAGCCCGGGCAGCCTATGAGGCGGCGAAAAAGCAGGCCGAGGAATTCGGAGCACCTGATCCGGATGCCGCGCCGAAGGTGAAGGAAGTCAAAGTTGCCTGGGACGTGGCGAAGGACAGCGGCAGCAACGAAGGCGACGTTTACGACCACCTGTACCGGTTTTTCGAGCGCTATTACGACAACGGCGATTTCATGAGCCGCCGGTACTTTGCGCGCGAAACCGACGGCAAGGCCGCACCCTACGCCGTTCCTTATGACGGGCGGGAGGTGTATCTGCACTGGGCGAACCGCGACCAGTACTACATCAAGACATCGGAATATCTGAGCAACTTCACCTTCGACCCGACGCAGGCGACAGAGTTCAAGGCACATCATGGCGAGCTTTTCGACGACAAGCCGATCAAGGTGCACTGCCGCGTCGTCGAGGCGAGCGAAGGGGAGCACAACAACGTTAAGGCGACCGAGCAAACCGAGCGCTACTTCATCATCCACGATCCGGAACCGGTGAAGCTGGAAACGGGGGGGACCGGGGCACCGGAGCTTGTCATGCAGTTCGAATATCGCCCCGACGCTGAGAAGACGGGGCAGGAAGGGACTTGGCGGAAAAAGCGCCTGTTGGAGGCAGCTGAGAAAGTGAAGGGATTGCTGCCGAGCCTAGATGGCGGCGGTGACTACGTGACGGCGCTCATGACGCCGGCGCCCACGGAAGCGGAGAAGGATCGAACGCTGCTGGAGAAATATCTGGCGCAGTACACTGCCCGCAACACCATGGACTATTTCATACACAAGGACCTGGGCGGGTTCCTGCGGCGCGAGCTCGACTTCTACATCAAGAACGAGATCATCCGGCTGGACGACATCGACTCCGCCGATGCGCCGCGCGTGGAGAGCTATCTTGCCAAGGTCAAGGTGCTGCGGCGCATCGCGCAGCATTTGATCGATTTTCTGGCGCAGTTGGAAAATTTCCAGAAGAAGCTGTGGCTTAAGAAGAAGTTTGTCGTCGATACGCAATACTGCATCACGCTCGATCGTATTCCTGAGGAGTTCTATCCGGAGATCGCGGCCAACGACGCGCAGCGGAGAGAATGGGTTCGGCTTTTTGCGATTGACGACTTGTCCGATTACTCAAGCACACTCAATGCCGCCTTTCTAAAGGCCAATACCAGCTTGACAGTCGACACAGCACTTTTCGGAAACGATTTTCGAGACAGGGTAATCAGTGCGCTTGAGGATATTGAGAACGAGACGAAGGGTGTTCTCGCTCACTCAGAAAACTTTCAGGCGGTACGCCTCTTTGAAGCAAAATATAGAAAATCAGCTTCCGCAATCTATATCGACCCACCTTACAACGCAAAATCGAGTGAGATTGCTTACAAAAATACTTATAAGCATTCCTCTTGGCTTTCCTTCATGCAGGATCGCATACACTCCGGTGCAAGCCTTTTGCGGGATGACGGCGTCCATGCTGTTGCGATTGACGAAGTCGAACAGGAAGTTCTGAGCATCATATTGGATCAAGTTCTTAATGACATGAAGACGGTCGTCCTTCCGATCGTTAGCAATCCTCGTGGCCAGCAGGGTAAGAATGTTTCAGCTGTCCATGAATATATGATCCTCTCCTATCCCTCTGACGCGAAGAAATACTTGGCTGACACCCCGAAAAACGAGGTGGATTCGAGGACACTACGGGACTCAGGGACTGAGTCAGATCGTACTGATGCCAAGACTTGCTTCTATCCATTTATCGTGCGGAATGGCGAGATTGTGGAAATTGGGCAGGTTCCACCAGATGATTTTCATCCCACCGGCGCGAATGTTGTTTTGCCGAATGGCGATATCGAGGTCTGGCCGCTCACGGACGGAGGTGACGAGAAGAAATGGCGGTATGGTTGGGATACTGTACCTCAAATTCTTGAAAAACTTGAGCCAAAGTCTGGAAGAAACTCGATCCAGATCATCTTTCACAAAGATACGGGGACAATGAGAAGTCTGTGGGTCGGGGCACAGTACGATGCCAGTGAGTATGGCACAAAAGTTCTACAAAAGATGCTAGGGGAAGAGCTGGCAAAAGAATTTTCTTATCCGAAGTCTATAAATACTGTGCGTGAAGCTCTTGAGGTTCAGCTCAATGGGCAATCCAACGGATTGGTGGTCGACTACTTTGCTGGCTCTGGAACGACTGGACATGCCGTTATTGAGATAAACAGAAAAAGTGAAGAAAATGACATTCGGTACGTTCTTGTCGATATGGGGTCCTATTTTGATGTCGTATTGAAGCCACGCATTCAGAAGTCAATATACTCTTCAGATTGGGATGGCGGAAAGCCGCTATCAAGAAATGGCGTTAGCCAATGTATAAAGTACGTCAGGCTTGAAACATATGAAGACGCCTTAAACAATTTGGCATTCCGGCCGGCCCCGTCTACAGCACAGGCCTCGCCAGACTTCGCGCGTGACTACATGCTCCGCTACTGGCTCGACTTTGAGTCCAAGGGTAGTCCGTCACTCCTGAACATCGAATGGTTCGATGATCCAACAGCCTACAAGCTAAAGATCAAGAAGCCCGGCACGGACGAGTATGTCGAGAAGGCCGTCGATCTGGTCGAGACATTCAATTGGTTGATCGGGCTGCATGTCGAGCATCTGGATCGCTGGCGTGGTTATGACGCTGCCTTCAAGCGAGAGGCTGATCCCGAACTGCCAGGCGATACCAATACGCGCCTGATTTTGGACGGTGCGCTTAAGGAGACCGACGACGGCGCATGGCGTATCCGCAAGGTCGAAGGCTATAGGCTGCGCACTCCCGGCGACCAGAACGACCGTGAGAAGGTGCTCGTTATCTGGCGCAAGCTGACGGACGATCTGGAGCAGGACAATCTTGTGCTGGACGAGTGGTTCAAGAAATGCCGCTTGTCCACACAGGATACCGAGTTCGACGTAATCTACGTCAACGGCTCCAACAATCTTCCCAATTTGCGCAAGGACGAAGAGACCTGGAAAGTCAGGCTGATCGAAGAAGCCTTCCATCAGGCCATGTGGGATGTGGAGGGTTAA